In Streptomyces sp. NBC_01381, a genomic segment contains:
- a CDS encoding APC family permease codes for MTAPTPKSTAPPSPDPTPKGLSGGAVGTGDLVFFVVAAAAPLTVMAGVAPLAIAMAGEAAPLGYLTSGLLLIVFAAGFTAMSRFVRNAGAFYAYIGRGLGRPTGAGSAYVALFSYNAIEAGLLVAFGWFTESGFEDLTGVHVAWWIWALGGLVAIGVLGYLKVTLSAKVLGVALVLEVLVLLVFEAGVLAHGGGPRGLDPGTLSPEQLGAAGVGGMFVLAIGAFVGFEATAIYAEEAREPERTVPRATYIAVAFLALFYTFTVWMIINAYGSDRAQAVADGEGGADMVFTATERFAGAWAADSMHVLIITSAFAATLAFHNGAARYFYALGREGLLPRRLGTVSTKTRAPAAAVVVQSALALAVVVVTMVSGADPYTVTFLWSNGSGILGVMLLQALAALAVYGFFRRDRRGMPAWRVIAAPLVACAGLAVLIVLVCANLDLLTGASGGVNVALIAPLPALFVAGAVLALRIGRRDPRAYERLTTVDAENV; via the coding sequence GTGACCGCACCCACCCCCAAGTCCACGGCGCCACCGTCTCCCGACCCCACCCCCAAGGGACTGAGCGGCGGCGCCGTCGGCACCGGTGACCTGGTCTTCTTCGTCGTGGCCGCCGCCGCGCCGCTGACCGTGATGGCAGGCGTGGCCCCGCTGGCGATCGCCATGGCCGGCGAGGCGGCGCCGCTCGGCTATCTGACATCGGGGCTGCTGCTCATCGTCTTCGCGGCCGGCTTCACCGCGATGAGCCGTTTCGTGCGCAACGCCGGTGCCTTCTACGCCTATATCGGCCGGGGGCTCGGCCGGCCCACGGGAGCCGGTTCGGCGTACGTCGCGCTCTTCTCGTACAACGCGATCGAGGCCGGACTGCTCGTCGCCTTCGGCTGGTTCACCGAGTCGGGGTTCGAGGACCTGACGGGTGTTCATGTCGCCTGGTGGATATGGGCGTTGGGAGGGCTCGTCGCCATCGGCGTGCTCGGATATCTGAAGGTGACGCTGAGCGCCAAGGTCCTCGGCGTGGCCCTCGTGCTCGAAGTCCTCGTGCTGCTGGTCTTCGAGGCGGGGGTGCTCGCGCACGGCGGCGGTCCGCGAGGTCTCGACCCCGGCACGCTCTCGCCCGAACAGCTGGGCGCAGCGGGCGTGGGCGGCATGTTCGTGCTCGCCATCGGCGCCTTCGTCGGATTCGAGGCGACGGCGATCTACGCGGAGGAAGCGCGGGAGCCGGAACGCACGGTGCCGCGCGCCACCTACATCGCTGTCGCGTTCCTCGCGCTCTTCTACACCTTCACCGTCTGGATGATCATCAACGCGTACGGCTCCGACCGGGCCCAGGCGGTCGCCGACGGCGAGGGCGGCGCCGACATGGTCTTCACGGCCACCGAGCGGTTCGCGGGAGCCTGGGCCGCCGACTCCATGCACGTACTGATCATCACCAGCGCCTTCGCGGCAACCCTCGCCTTCCACAACGGCGCCGCCCGCTACTTCTACGCCCTGGGCCGCGAAGGCCTGCTGCCGCGCCGCCTGGGCACCGTGTCCACGAAGACGCGCGCACCCGCCGCCGCGGTCGTGGTCCAGTCGGCCCTCGCGCTCGCCGTGGTCGTCGTGACCATGGTCAGCGGCGCCGATCCGTACACGGTCACGTTTCTGTGGAGCAACGGCTCCGGCATCCTCGGCGTGATGCTGCTGCAGGCGCTCGCCGCGCTCGCCGTGTACGGCTTCTTCCGCCGCGACCGCAGGGGCATGCCCGCCTGGCGGGTGATCGCCGCACCGCTCGTCGCGTGCGCGGGACTTGCCGTACTGATCGTGCTCGTGTGTGCCAACCTCGATCTCCTCACGGGGGCTTCGGGCGGCGTCAACGTGGCGCTGATCGCGCCGCTGCCCGCGCTGTTCGTGGCGGGCGCGGTGCTCGCGCTGCGCATCGGACGGCGCGATCCGCGGGCGTACGAACGCCTGACCACGGTGGACGCGGAGAACGTGTGA
- a CDS encoding tellurite resistance TerB family protein gives MALWDRVKESASTMQTQLMAKKNDLKSGAFRDSSMAMCALVAAADGSIDPSERQRVAQLIATNEVLQNFAADDLRRRFDENIAKLTADFAFGKVSVLQEVAKAKKKPAEARAVIQIGIVIGGADGDFDKTEQAIVREACFALDLPPHEFDL, from the coding sequence ATGGCCCTGTGGGACCGCGTCAAGGAATCCGCATCGACGATGCAGACCCAGCTCATGGCGAAGAAGAACGACCTGAAGAGCGGCGCCTTCCGTGACTCCAGCATGGCGATGTGCGCCCTGGTCGCGGCCGCCGACGGTTCCATCGATCCGTCCGAGCGGCAGCGGGTGGCCCAGCTCATCGCCACCAACGAGGTACTGCAGAACTTCGCCGCGGACGATCTGCGGCGCCGCTTCGACGAGAACATCGCCAAGCTGACGGCCGACTTCGCGTTCGGCAAGGTCAGTGTGTTGCAGGAGGTGGCCAAGGCGAAGAAGAAGCCCGCCGAGGCCCGTGCCGTGATCCAGATCGGCATCGTCATCGGCGGCGCCGACGGCGACTTCGACAAGACCGAGCAGGCCATCGTGCGGGAGGCGTGCTTCGCGCTCGACCTGCCGCCGCACGAGTTCGACCTCTAG
- a CDS encoding TerD family protein produces the protein MGVSLAKGGNVSLSKEAPGLTAVLVGLGWDVRTTTGTDYDLDASALLCDESGKVVSDQHFIFYNNLTSPDGSVEHTGDNLTGEGEGDDETVKVNLAQVPATITKIVFPVSIHDAENRGQSFGQVRNAFIRVVNQADNVEIARYDLSEDASTETAMVFGELYRHGPEWKFRAVGQGYASGLRGIASDFGVNV, from the coding sequence GTGGGAGTTTCCCTGGCCAAGGGCGGCAACGTCTCGCTCAGCAAGGAGGCGCCGGGCCTCACCGCCGTCCTGGTCGGTCTCGGCTGGGACGTCCGCACGACCACCGGCACGGACTACGACCTGGATGCCAGCGCCCTGCTCTGCGACGAGTCGGGCAAGGTCGTCTCGGACCAGCACTTCATCTTCTACAACAACCTCACGAGCCCCGACGGTTCCGTCGAGCACACCGGCGACAACCTCACCGGTGAGGGCGAGGGCGACGACGAGACCGTGAAGGTGAACCTCGCGCAGGTCCCCGCAACGATCACGAAGATCGTCTTCCCGGTGTCCATCCACGACGCCGAGAACCGCGGCCAGAGCTTCGGCCAGGTCCGCAACGCGTTCATCCGCGTGGTCAACCAGGCGGACAACGTGGAGATAGCCCGCTACGACCTCTCCGAGGACGCGTCCACGGAGACCGCCATGGTCTTCGGCGAGCTCTACCGCCACGGCCCGGAGTGGAAATTCCGCGCGGTCGGCCAGGGTTATGCCAGTGGGCTGCGCGGCATCGCGTCGGACTTCGGCGTCAATGTCTGA
- a CDS encoding amidohydrolase: MRDGRVVALGGEARALAEVADEVVELGDGLLLPAFGDGHAHPLFGGLESFGPQIKGLTSVDAIVAEVGRWAAEHPDAEWIVGASYDPALAPDGEFDARWLDAAVSERPVVLRADDYHTVWCNTEALRRAGVRDTTPDPRLGWIVRRPDGSPLGTLREWHACDLVLDQVPSRHEDELVEALRRAGSAYASAGITWVQDAWVEPDMVDAYLAAARRGALGFRADLAQRADPDRWREQRKPFDAARARVAAEGGPLLSARTVKFFSDGVVEGGTAAMLTPYLDAPHSCGMPVWEPKQLAEAVREFDADGFQTHIHAIGDAGVRAALDAVESAIRANPAWDRRPVITHVQVVDPADLPRFAALGVIANFEPLWAQPDPLQTELSLPRIGVERSDLQYPMGQLARDGVRLSFGSDWPVSSHEPLEGIQVAVTRRTFEGEPREGWTPHQRLTVEQALAAATSGVAHQAGADDRLALEPGAPADLVLLSADPRTVDPMAIRQVRVLGTWLAGTATYRAGAGAATHRARA; this comes from the coding sequence GTGCGCGACGGCCGTGTCGTCGCGCTCGGGGGCGAGGCCCGCGCGCTGGCCGAAGTGGCCGACGAGGTCGTCGAGTTGGGGGACGGGCTGCTGCTTCCCGCCTTCGGGGACGGCCACGCGCACCCGCTCTTCGGCGGCCTGGAGAGCTTCGGGCCGCAGATCAAGGGCCTGACGTCGGTTGACGCGATCGTCGCGGAGGTCGGCCGGTGGGCCGCCGAACACCCGGATGCGGAGTGGATCGTCGGCGCGTCCTACGATCCGGCGCTCGCCCCCGACGGGGAGTTCGACGCCCGCTGGCTGGACGCCGCCGTGTCCGAACGGCCCGTCGTGCTGCGCGCCGACGACTACCACACGGTGTGGTGCAACACGGAGGCGCTGCGCAGGGCCGGGGTGCGCGACACGACCCCGGACCCCCGCCTGGGCTGGATCGTCCGGCGGCCCGACGGCTCCCCGCTGGGCACCCTGCGCGAGTGGCACGCCTGCGACCTGGTGCTCGACCAGGTGCCGTCACGTCACGAGGACGAACTGGTCGAAGCACTGCGCCGGGCGGGCAGCGCGTACGCGAGCGCGGGCATCACCTGGGTCCAGGACGCCTGGGTCGAACCGGACATGGTGGACGCCTATCTCGCCGCGGCCCGTCGCGGTGCGCTCGGCTTCCGCGCCGACCTGGCCCAGCGCGCGGACCCCGACCGGTGGCGGGAGCAGCGCAAGCCGTTCGACGCGGCACGCGCGCGGGTCGCGGCCGAAGGCGGCCCGCTGCTGTCCGCGCGGACGGTCAAGTTCTTCAGCGACGGGGTCGTCGAGGGCGGTACGGCCGCCATGCTCACCCCGTACCTGGACGCGCCGCACAGCTGCGGCATGCCCGTCTGGGAGCCGAAGCAACTCGCCGAAGCGGTACGGGAGTTCGACGCCGACGGCTTCCAGACGCACATCCACGCCATCGGGGACGCGGGTGTACGGGCCGCGCTCGACGCGGTGGAATCCGCGATCCGGGCCAACCCCGCCTGGGACCGCAGGCCCGTGATCACCCACGTCCAGGTCGTCGACCCGGCCGATCTGCCGCGGTTCGCCGCGCTCGGCGTGATCGCCAACTTCGAACCCCTGTGGGCGCAGCCCGACCCGCTGCAGACCGAGCTCTCGCTGCCCCGGATCGGCGTCGAGCGCTCCGATCTGCAGTACCCGATGGGGCAGTTGGCGCGCGACGGCGTGCGGCTGTCCTTCGGCAGCGACTGGCCCGTGAGTTCGCACGAGCCCCTGGAGGGCATCCAAGTCGCGGTCACCAGGCGGACGTTCGAGGGGGAGCCGCGGGAAGGCTGGACCCCGCACCAGCGGCTGACCGTCGAGCAGGCGCTCGCGGCGGCCACCAGCGGCGTCGCCCACCAGGCGGGCGCCGACGACCGGCTCGCCCTGGAGCCCGGCGCGCCCGCGGACCTGGTCCTGCTCTCCGCGGACCCGCGCACCGTCGACCCGATGGCGATCCGGCAGGTGCGGGTGCTCGGCACCTGGCTGGCGGGGACGGCCACCTACCGGGCGGGGGCCGGGGCGGCGACCCATCGGGCGCGGGCCTGA
- a CDS encoding CoA-binding protein, with protein MYGDPATVRKILTELGDTWAVVGLSSNQERAAYGVASVLQRHGKRIVPVHPKAETVHGEKGYPSLSAVPFEIDVVDVFLNSGLAGKAADEAVEIGARAVWFQLGVIDESAYERTRAAGLEMVMDRCPAIELPMLR; from the coding sequence GTGTACGGCGATCCGGCAACAGTGCGCAAGATACTGACGGAGCTCGGAGACACCTGGGCGGTCGTGGGCCTGTCCTCGAACCAGGAACGAGCGGCGTACGGAGTCGCGAGCGTGCTGCAGCGGCACGGCAAGCGCATCGTCCCCGTCCACCCGAAGGCCGAGACGGTGCACGGCGAGAAGGGCTACCCGTCCCTCTCCGCCGTGCCCTTCGAGATCGACGTCGTCGACGTGTTCCTCAACAGCGGGCTGGCCGGCAAGGCCGCCGACGAGGCCGTCGAGATCGGCGCGCGGGCGGTCTGGTTCCAGCTGGGCGTCATCGACGAGTCCGCGTACGAACGGACGCGGGCGGCGGGCCTTGAGATGGTCATGGACCGCTGCCCTGCGATCGAACTGCCCATGCTGCGCTAG
- a CDS encoding transcriptional regulator translates to MTRTAQELLDDVRAELAPDPSANPLVPRLADGTADPSVITALALEQRSVIPADRRSFAHLAARSAASGAPGCADFFRGLTEGETLAFDRLGALVTACGVDKAAAEAYEPRAGCQAYPAYVAWLALNGEPVDVVLALTANFAAWGGYCATLAQALPAHYGFSDEACAFFAFFAEPAPDLERQALAAVQEGLDRGPGVTGQALRHGKLLQRYEAMFWETLAAPTDGAR, encoded by the coding sequence ATGACGCGGACAGCACAGGAACTGCTCGATGACGTACGGGCGGAGCTCGCACCGGACCCGTCGGCCAACCCGCTCGTGCCGAGGCTCGCCGACGGCACCGCCGACCCCTCCGTGATCACCGCTCTCGCTCTGGAGCAGCGCTCCGTGATCCCCGCCGACCGCCGCTCCTTCGCGCATCTGGCCGCACGCTCGGCCGCCTCGGGCGCACCCGGGTGCGCGGACTTCTTCCGCGGTCTCACCGAAGGCGAGACGCTCGCCTTCGACCGGCTCGGCGCGCTCGTCACGGCCTGCGGCGTGGACAAGGCCGCAGCGGAGGCCTATGAGCCGCGGGCCGGCTGTCAGGCCTATCCGGCGTACGTCGCCTGGCTCGCCCTCAACGGCGAACCCGTCGACGTGGTCCTGGCCCTCACCGCCAACTTCGCCGCCTGGGGCGGCTATTGCGCCACCCTCGCCCAGGCGCTGCCGGCCCACTACGGCTTCAGCGACGAGGCGTGCGCGTTCTTCGCCTTCTTCGCCGAGCCCGCGCCCGACCTCGAACGGCAGGCCCTCGCGGCGGTACAGGAGGGCCTCGACCGCGGCCCGGGGGTGACGGGTCAGGCCCTGCGCCACGGGAAGCTGCTCCAGCGCTACGAGGCGATGTTCTGGGAGACCCTCGCCGCCCCGACAGACGGCGCCCGCTGA
- a CDS encoding TetR/AcrR family transcriptional regulator — protein sequence MSRGRPRIPVLSAELIAREALALIDAEGADAFSLPRLAARLGVKTASLYNHLDGRAEVIEGVRRLVVEEMDVSAFDTLPWPDALAAWARSYRDAFARHPNSIDLLATTTISSPATLTMYEAVVTALARGGWPQERLVATLTSVESFLLGSALDLVAPPLMIDPAGHAPRVPVLAAALESAVGGSKAGRADEAFASGLDALIRGLVAQLAEVRGE from the coding sequence ATGAGCAGAGGGCGACCTCGCATACCGGTGCTCAGCGCGGAACTCATCGCGCGGGAGGCCCTTGCCCTGATCGACGCGGAGGGCGCCGACGCGTTCAGCCTGCCCCGGCTCGCCGCGCGGCTCGGCGTGAAGACCGCCTCGCTCTACAACCATCTGGACGGCCGCGCCGAGGTCATCGAGGGCGTACGCCGCCTGGTCGTCGAGGAGATGGACGTCTCCGCCTTCGACACGCTGCCCTGGCCCGACGCCCTTGCGGCCTGGGCGCGTTCCTACCGCGACGCGTTCGCGCGCCATCCGAACTCGATCGACCTGCTCGCCACGACGACCATCAGCTCACCGGCCACTCTGACGATGTACGAGGCGGTGGTCACCGCGCTTGCCCGCGGCGGCTGGCCGCAGGAGCGCCTCGTCGCGACGCTGACCAGCGTCGAGTCGTTCCTGCTCGGTTCGGCCCTGGACCTGGTCGCACCCCCGCTGATGATCGACCCGGCCGGGCACGCGCCCCGGGTCCCCGTCCTCGCCGCCGCGCTGGAGAGCGCCGTCGGCGGCAGCAAGGCCGGGCGGGCCGACGAGGCGTTCGCGTCGGGGCTCGACGCGCTGATCCGGGGGCTCGTGGCCCAACTCGCGGAGGTTCGCGGGGAGTAG
- a CDS encoding FHA domain-containing protein, with translation MGERSVTPTAPELVLETDTGSTVMSPSRDYHVGRDPLSDIFIDDARVSWHHAVLHAERDHWTIEDEHSTNGTYADGHRIHEWGVGPGSVIRFGNLADGPRAVLVGREPPAPAAPAAPERPSAVRTPSATGTFRQPTTVRPLPARTVRIGRAHDNDLVIDDLIVSRRHAELRVLPDGTYEIVDLGSHNGTYLNGQPVARASVVQGDIIGVGHSAYCLMGDELQEFVDTGEVSLDVQELTVVVDKGRKRLLDKISFPVGEKCLLGVVGPSGAGKSTLLNALTGLRPADEGTVLYDGRDLYRDFAELRRRIGLVPQDDILHSQLTVRRALGYAAELRFPQDTEKAERRARVDEVIGELGLEERVDQPIHSLSGGQRKRVSVALELLTKPSLLFLDEPTSGLDPGMDRSVMHMLRGLADDGRTVIVVTHSVLSLDVCDRLLVLAAGGRIAYYGPPRDSLPFFGYEEWPEAFEAFEGDHERDWAGDYRSSPFHQQYIVNSSAQPYQEQARGGEAPGVSFAAPPKAQSWGSQLRTLVRRYAAALGADRTFLAIMIALPFVMGAMARALAGGKLTQETAMNALLILCVGGVLTGAANAVRELVKERVIYRRERAVGLSRSAYLMSKVVVLGTITVLQAVVLTLVALLGVDLNAPGGEGVLMPPLVEITLAVALLSFTAMMLGLLVSALVRKEEVTMPLLVLLAIVQVVFCGALLKLHGVPGVEQLAWLVPSRWALGAMAGTIGLGRIVPGDLTTDPLFRHSTSMWLINMGMLVVLSVVFGFVVARLLRRHEPAVMRK, from the coding sequence ATGGGAGAGCGGTCCGTCACCCCGACTGCGCCCGAACTCGTCCTAGAGACCGACACCGGCTCCACGGTGATGAGTCCGAGCCGGGACTATCACGTGGGCCGCGACCCGCTGAGCGACATCTTCATCGACGACGCCCGCGTCTCGTGGCACCACGCGGTCCTGCACGCCGAGCGCGACCACTGGACGATCGAGGACGAGCACAGCACGAACGGCACGTACGCCGACGGGCATCGCATCCACGAGTGGGGCGTCGGCCCCGGCAGCGTCATCCGCTTCGGCAATCTCGCCGACGGGCCGCGCGCGGTCCTCGTCGGCCGCGAGCCGCCCGCCCCCGCCGCTCCCGCGGCCCCCGAGCGTCCCTCCGCCGTCCGTACGCCGTCGGCCACCGGCACCTTCCGGCAGCCGACCACCGTGCGCCCGCTGCCCGCCCGCACCGTCCGCATCGGCCGCGCCCACGACAACGACCTGGTCATCGACGACCTGATCGTCTCGCGCCGGCACGCGGAACTGCGGGTCCTGCCGGACGGCACGTACGAGATCGTCGACCTCGGCAGCCACAACGGCACCTACCTCAACGGCCAGCCGGTCGCCCGCGCTTCGGTTGTCCAGGGCGACATCATCGGCGTGGGCCACAGCGCGTACTGCCTCATGGGCGACGAACTGCAGGAGTTCGTCGACACCGGTGAGGTCTCGCTCGACGTGCAGGAGCTGACGGTCGTCGTCGACAAGGGCCGCAAGCGGCTGCTCGACAAGATCTCGTTCCCCGTCGGCGAGAAGTGCCTGCTCGGCGTCGTCGGCCCGAGCGGCGCGGGCAAGTCCACCCTGCTCAACGCCCTCACCGGCCTGCGCCCCGCCGACGAGGGCACCGTCCTCTACGACGGCCGTGACCTCTACCGCGACTTCGCCGAGCTGCGCAGGCGCATCGGTCTCGTGCCGCAGGACGACATCCTGCACTCTCAGCTCACCGTGCGCCGTGCCCTCGGCTACGCGGCCGAACTGCGCTTCCCGCAGGACACCGAGAAGGCGGAACGCCGGGCCAGGGTCGACGAGGTCATCGGTGAACTGGGCCTTGAGGAGCGCGTCGACCAGCCCATCCACAGCCTCTCCGGCGGACAGCGCAAGCGGGTGAGCGTCGCGCTCGAACTCCTCACCAAACCGTCGCTGCTCTTCCTCGACGAGCCGACGTCGGGACTCGACCCCGGCATGGACCGCTCGGTCATGCACATGCTGCGCGGCCTCGCCGACGACGGCCGTACCGTCATCGTCGTCACGCACAGCGTGCTCAGCCTCGACGTGTGCGACCGGCTCCTCGTGCTCGCCGCGGGCGGCCGTATCGCCTACTACGGGCCGCCCCGCGACTCGCTGCCGTTCTTCGGCTACGAGGAGTGGCCCGAGGCCTTCGAGGCCTTCGAGGGGGATCACGAACGGGACTGGGCCGGGGACTACCGCAGTTCGCCGTTCCATCAGCAGTACATCGTCAACTCCTCCGCGCAGCCGTATCAGGAGCAGGCACGGGGCGGCGAGGCCCCGGGTGTCTCCTTCGCGGCGCCGCCGAAGGCGCAGAGCTGGGGTTCTCAACTGCGTACGCTGGTGCGGCGCTACGCGGCCGCGCTGGGCGCCGACCGCACGTTCCTCGCGATCATGATCGCGCTGCCGTTCGTGATGGGTGCGATGGCCCGCGCGCTCGCCGGCGGCAAGCTGACCCAGGAAACGGCGATGAACGCGCTGCTCATCCTCTGCGTCGGCGGAGTCCTGACCGGCGCGGCCAACGCCGTACGGGAACTGGTCAAGGAGCGCGTCATCTACCGGCGCGAACGGGCCGTCGGGCTCTCCAGATCGGCGTACCTGATGTCGAAGGTCGTCGTGCTCGGCACGATCACCGTGCTGCAGGCCGTCGTGCTGACCCTGGTCGCCCTGCTCGGCGTCGACCTCAACGCACCCGGCGGCGAAGGCGTGTTGATGCCACCCCTTGTCGAGATCACCCTGGCCGTCGCCCTGTTGTCGTTCACGGCCATGATGCTCGGACTCCTCGTCTCGGCGCTGGTGCGCAAGGAGGAGGTGACGATGCCGCTGCTCGTGCTCCTCGCCATCGTCCAAGTCGTGTTCTGCGGGGCCCTCCTGAAGCTGCACGGCGTGCCCGGGGTCGAGCAGCTCGCGTGGCTCGTGCCGTCGCGCTGGGCGCTCGGCGCGATGGCGGGCACGATCGGCCTCGGCAGGATCGTGCCGGGTGACCTGACGACCGATCCGCTGTTCCGGCACTCCACGAGCATGTGGCTGATCAACATGGGGATGCTGGTGGTCCTCTCCGTCGTCTTCGGCTTCGTGGTCGCCAGGCTGCTGCGCCGGCACGAACCCGCCGTCATGCGGAAGTAG
- a CDS encoding 4'-phosphopantetheinyl transferase: METREDPADPFLFPEEADAVAKAVEKRRREFATVRQCARTALAGLGVPPVPILPGPKGAPGWPDGIVGSMTHCAGYRAAVVARAAQVTSVGIDAEPAAPLPDPDVLGLVTDETERAVLAGLGARHPDVPWDRLVFSAKESVYKTWFPLTGRWLGFEDARVELAPDGTFTAALLVPGPTVAGEEVTGFSGRWLIRDGIAVTAIVLPVTPPPPGT, from the coding sequence GTGGAGACCCGCGAAGACCCCGCGGATCCGTTCCTCTTCCCCGAGGAGGCGGACGCCGTGGCGAAGGCCGTGGAGAAGCGGCGCCGCGAGTTCGCCACGGTCCGGCAGTGCGCCCGCACGGCGCTCGCCGGCCTCGGGGTGCCGCCCGTGCCGATCCTGCCGGGACCCAAGGGTGCGCCCGGCTGGCCCGACGGCATCGTCGGCAGCATGACGCACTGCGCGGGCTACCGCGCCGCCGTGGTGGCCCGCGCCGCGCAGGTCACATCGGTCGGCATCGACGCGGAGCCCGCCGCCCCGCTCCCCGACCCCGATGTGCTGGGGCTGGTCACCGACGAGACGGAGCGCGCGGTCCTTGCGGGTCTCGGCGCGCGGCATCCGGACGTGCCCTGGGACCGGCTCGTGTTCAGCGCCAAGGAGTCCGTCTACAAGACGTGGTTCCCGCTCACCGGGCGCTGGCTCGGCTTCGAGGACGCCCGGGTGGAGCTCGCACCGGACGGCACGTTCACCGCGGCGCTCCTCGTGCCGGGGCCGACGGTCGCGGGCGAGGAGGTCACCGGCTTCTCCGGGCGCTGGCTGATACGCGACGGGATCGCCGTCACCGCCATCGTCCTGCCGGTCACTCCTCCCCCGCCCGGTACGTAG
- a CDS encoding M56 family metallopeptidase: MGVFVFLPLVLPLSAWPIARLAEQHLHPRTATRLLGAVAGVMAVCSTLCLALLMVVGTAQLPGNPLPDGWSDPEVRAAVPYDGFAGRVAIPALIVVCVACSRALLSHFRVRRRSLRALGGLPDSPVAVLNDDVPYAYALPGGLRGGRRGRIVVSTGLLAGLQPPERRALFAHERAHLAARHHRFLLAAQLAARANPFLRPLRTSLAFTTERWADEDAARAVRDRRVVARAIGKAALASGAGSGAGATPAPTLAGLAAPGPVPRRVAALLAPAPTARIRPAMFTGVTGFTGVGLALSCAAAGTVVSAMSSANSAVTMVLILRAATPL, from the coding sequence ATGGGCGTCTTTGTATTTCTGCCGTTGGTGTTGCCCTTGAGCGCGTGGCCGATAGCGCGGCTTGCCGAGCAGCATCTGCATCCGCGCACCGCGACCCGGCTGCTCGGCGCCGTCGCCGGGGTGATGGCCGTGTGCAGCACGCTGTGCCTGGCCCTTCTGATGGTCGTGGGAACCGCCCAACTGCCGGGCAACCCGCTGCCGGACGGCTGGTCGGACCCCGAGGTGCGGGCGGCCGTGCCCTACGACGGGTTCGCGGGCAGGGTGGCGATTCCCGCGCTGATCGTGGTGTGCGTGGCCTGCTCGCGGGCGCTCCTGAGTCACTTCCGGGTCCGGCGGCGGAGTCTGCGGGCGCTTGGCGGGCTGCCGGACTCGCCGGTGGCCGTACTGAACGACGATGTCCCGTACGCCTATGCCCTGCCCGGCGGACTCCGGGGCGGGCGGCGCGGCCGGATCGTGGTCAGCACGGGGCTTCTTGCCGGACTTCAACCGCCGGAGCGGCGTGCCCTGTTCGCCCATGAACGGGCCCACCTCGCCGCCCGGCACCATCGTTTCCTGCTGGCCGCCCAACTCGCCGCGCGCGCCAACCCGTTCCTGCGCCCGCTGCGCACCTCCCTGGCCTTCACGACGGAGCGGTGGGCCGACGAGGACGCGGCCCGCGCCGTGCGGGACCGCAGAGTTGTCGCGCGCGCCATCGGCAAGGCGGCGCTGGCGTCCGGGGCGGGATCCGGGGCGGGCGCGACTCCGGCGCCGACGCTCGCGGGGCTCGCCGCGCCGGGACCCGTGCCGCGCCGGGTCGCCGCACTCCTCGCGCCCGCGCCCACCGCGCGGATCCGGCCCGCGATGTTCACGGGGGTCACCGGGTTCACCGGCGTGGGGCTCGCGCTCTCGTGCGCCGCCGCGGGGACCGTCGTGTCCGCGATGTCATCGGCGAACTCCGCCGTCACGATGGTCCTGATCCTCCGGGCGGCCACGCCACTGTGA
- a CDS encoding YigZ family protein — protein MQDEYRTVAREAVHETEINHSRFLCALAPAATEAQAQAFVARIRKEHPSASHNCFAYVIGADAGVQKASDDGEPGGTAGVPMLQMLLRRDMRYVVAVVTRYYGGVKLGAGGLIRAYGGAVGEALDAVGTLTRRRFRLATVTVDHQRAGKIQNDLRSAGRDVRDVRYGDAVAIEIGLPESDVETFRAWLADATAGSASFELGGEAYGDA, from the coding sequence ATGCAGGACGAGTACCGCACAGTGGCCCGCGAGGCCGTGCACGAGACCGAGATCAACCACTCGCGCTTCCTGTGCGCGCTCGCGCCGGCGGCCACCGAGGCCCAGGCGCAGGCCTTCGTCGCGCGGATCCGCAAGGAGCACCCGTCGGCGTCCCACAACTGCTTCGCGTACGTCATCGGGGCCGACGCCGGGGTGCAGAAGGCCAGCGACGACGGGGAGCCCGGCGGCACGGCGGGTGTGCCGATGCTGCAGATGCTGCTGCGCCGTGACATGCGCTACGTGGTCGCGGTCGTGACCCGCTACTACGGCGGGGTCAAGCTCGGCGCCGGCGGTCTGATCAGGGCCTACGGCGGAGCGGTGGGCGAGGCCTTGGACGCGGTCGGCACGCTGACCCGCAGACGCTTCCGGCTCGCCACCGTCACCGTCGACCACCAGCGCGCGGGCAAGATCCAGAACGATCTGCGGTCGGCGGGACGCGACGTGCGCGATGTGCGCTACGGCGACGCGGTGGCCATCGAGATCGGGCTCCCCGAATCCGACGTCGAGACCTTCCGGGCCTGGCTCGCGGACGCGACCGCGGGCAGCGCTTCGTTCGAGCTCGGGGGCGAGGCGTACGGCGACGCCTGA